The region CCTTTTGGTGGTTCAGTCAAAGAGGTAAGACCTCCAGCTGGCTCACAGGAGAAGCGTCCACTCCTTGGCCCAGGTTTTGGGATTTTGCCAGCCTTCAGTTCATCAGTAATTTCTTCAGTATATTTAGGTGTCAGATCCTCATAGTAGTTGTCATTTATTTGAACCATTGGTGCATTTACACAGGCCCCTAAACATTCGACTTCTATAAGAGTGAAAAGTTCGTCAGGTGTAGTCTCTCCAACCTTTATTCCAAGTTTTTTCTGAATGGCTTCCAGTATGCTGTCGGAGTTTCGGAGCATGCAAGGTGTGGTAGTGCAGACTTGAATGTGATACTTTCCAACAGGCTTTCGATTATACATTGTATAAAAAGTTGCTACTTCATACACTCTCATTGGAGGTACTTGTAAAATTTCTGCAACCTTGTTCATAGCAGAGATGGGCAGCCATCCATTCTGTCTCTGGGCTAAATCCGGAACAGGAAGCACAGCTGCTGCCTTATGCCCTTCTGGGTAGTTTTTCACAATGGCCTCTATCCTCCTATAGTTTTCTGGTGTGAAATCAAATGGAGTTTCTGGATTATTCTCAGGAGTATCTCTGTGCACAAATAAGGTTCCTCCAGCTCTATTCTGAACAGCTGTCTTATGCAGATTTCTTATATGTTTTCCCCAGTGGGCGGCGACGCCGGCCGCGTGGGCCCGTAGCGCCGCGGAGAGGAACATGGCTGGCCTAACTGCGGGCCTCCGCGGCTCGCCGGGCGCGGTCCCGAGCGGCAGGCCTGAATAATATCTTAAAGGGGAGAAAGAAACCAGGTCTGCAATATTGTTGAAATTTAACTTCATATTTatccctttttctctttaaattctcaGTTAAGGAATTAAACCAAAGAAACGAAATAAAACatgaaggagaaaagaggagcCTTCTGGTTTAAATTGGTAGAAAAATCGTAAGGCTAGCCTGGGATCTGCCGTTTTCATGCTTCACCTAAGTATCTATGGAACTTCAAATTATCGctaaaagcacaaataaaaaaaggaagaaaattctctaTTATGTTTCTAAACCTTGGGTTGCAGTGGGGAAGATGATAATGCCAGCATCTTTCTTGCTTTTACTATATTATGGCACATTTTCCTTGatgtaaatactttttttttttttttacagtggggTCATTATTTAAGTCATTGTTTGTCatggtgtttaaaaaataatcttttttttgttgttgccttCCTGGATCGggcagatctgctggagaagggataggctacccactccagtattcttgggcttccttcatggctcagctggtaaggagtctgcctgcaatgcaggagacctgggtttgatccctgggttgtgaagatcccctagagaagggaaaggctacccaccccagtattctggcctggagaaatccgtggactgtatagagttagacatgactgagcgactttcactagaAAATGGTTGACATACAATAGTATGTTAGTTCAGGTGTACACATAGCAATCTGACAATCAAATACATTACCAAATGACCACCATGAAAAGCCCAGTAACCCTCTGTAACCGTACAATACAGCATTATTGACTTTTCCTTATGCTGTATACTAATTACATCTCCATGACATTTAcgttataactggaagtttgtatctcttaatcctttTCACCTATTCCTCCCAACCCCTACCCCATCTCCCTTAACAAATAATCATTTTTGATCGCCTTTATTCTTGTTTAAATTCACTTCagtaaaataatcattaaaaaagtTGAtggattaaaataattttttttttcctgtgagacTGTTAAGGGTATGTGTGGGTAAATAGAGAAAGTATTTTGCAAGATGGATATGTTAACTAACTTTCTCTATGACTAAATGTTAGGCTTTCTAAAGCTGTGATAGCTATTGAAGAATTTCTTCAATAGTAATTATTTACCATTCTTGAACACAAAGGGTTCACTAACGAGTAAGCAGTCTATCTTACTCAAGACTGAGAGGTTCAGGAAAATTAGGAGGCCAGGGTCACACTTACTGAAAGGGTCCATTTCCATCAGGTAAAGGAGGAGAAATGCATGGCATGACCCACAGCTCATTAGACCTGGGAGGAAGCCTAAAGTCGTTTCATGATGGGAAACCAGGCGTAGAAGGGATAACTGATCAGTTCACCATTTCACGCCTTGTTAGAGGCAGAGCAAGATGTAGATCTAAGAAACCCTGGTTTTGAGTCCCTCTCAATACATTCTGGTGCCTTAGTAAGCCTGAAGGGCAGCAGGGGAAACCACATGTTACAGCCAGTCCCtggtggttttatttattttattttaacgtgatttaatttttaatacggcttccctggtggctcatatggtaaagaatctacctgaaatgcgggagatctgagctcaatccctgggtcgggaagatcccctggagaagggaatggcaatccactccagtatgccagtatgcttgcctggagaattccagggacagaggagccttgtgggctacagtccatggggttgcaaagagtcagacacagctgagaaacacacacacacacacacacacacacaatttttaataataaatgattgtttcaagtcactcagttttggagtgtcttttatctttaatttagaaaatttgtCTGTGCCATacggcatacaggatcttagtcccccaaccagggatcgaacccatgtgccctacattggaagcatagagtcttagccattgtacCACTAGGCATGTCCCCAGACAATGGTGTTTTTAAATGCATGTTGTATTGTTTAAGGCCACAGACCAGAACACAGACTTCAGATCTAAGGTTGTGTTaatactttttttcccattttttccaaTTACACACTTGAAGATTAACAGTATCTTCAGCAAAGTCATCTTTCAGAGTGGTGGTAAACAATACACAGatgcagggacttctctggaaGTCCACTGGTTACGATTCTTTATTTCTACTGCAGGGgtttcaggttcgatccctggtcagagaactaagatcccacatgctgtgctgcCCCTTTC is a window of Budorcas taxicolor isolate Tak-1 chromosome 13, Takin1.1, whole genome shotgun sequence DNA encoding:
- the LOC128058489 gene encoding NADH dehydrogenase [ubiquinone] flavoprotein 2, mitochondrial-like; this translates as MFLSAALRAHAAGVAAHWGKHIRNLHKTAVQNRAGGTLFVHRDTPENNPETPFDFTPENYRRIEAIVKNYPEGHKAAAVLPVPDLAQRQNGWLPISAMNKVAEILQVPPMRVYEVATFYTMYNRKPVGKYHIQVCTTTPCMLRNSDSILEAIQKKLGIKVGETTPDELFTLIEVECLGACVNAPMVQINDNYYEDLTPKYTEEITDELKAGKIPKPGPRSGRFSCEPAGGLTSLTEPPKGPGFGVQAGL